The sequence TCGATAGTTAAGGCGTGAGGCGGTACGCGCGTCAGGGTGTTGAGTTGCGACGACTTAAAGCCCTGACAGACTCTGCATGTACGTTTGGGAAATCGCATGGAGGGTTGTGTCGGTGACGGCAGTGATAGATCGGTTGCGGTGCCGAGATGGGACAGTTCGAGCGGAAGCTACATCGGTTGCGTTTGTCCAACCGCTTAACGCAGGGACATCTGCGTGAACGCATGTCGGGTCCATAGGACAAAGCCTTTGAGCCAAGCGGGCATGGACGCTGCCAGAAATGCCGTGTCGCCGCTGCTACTGATTGCACTACGCCATATGTTGTCCGTTGATAGCGTGGTGGCTGTCGCCTCTTGGCTTTCGCCAGCGGCTGCGCTGCCAGTGCCTAGGCCGATCAACAGGGCTTGCGTGTCGCCTTCCTGTCCGTCACGAGACTTTGGATTGCATGGTTTCGCCCGCACTCGCAGGAATGTCGGTCAGGGAGCAGGAAATATCCAGCTTATGCGCATCGAGTGCAGTGCCGAGCGCACGCCCGTTGCGGTTGCGTCGGCAGTGCTCGGGCTGGCGTGAGTCTGGGTGACGACAACGGGCAGATCGATCGCAAGGCTGCAGTGCAGCGCTGGGCTTCTCGCGCCTTGCACCACCGTCGGTGGCTTCCGATCAGACCCCTTCTGCGGTTGGAAAAGTTAAGATCTGGACTCGTGCAGAGTCGGAGGCGCTAATGATCGATCGTCGTACCTTTCTTGCCACAGGTGTCGTGGCCGTTGCCGCAAGTTTCGGCGCATCCGCCGCGCGGATGACGGCTGCACCGCGTCCGAATGGTCCAGCGCCGTGGGGCGCCGTGCCCAGCGCTCGGCAGCTGCGGTGGCATCGGTGGGAACAATACGCCTTCGTGCATTTTGCGATGAACACCTTCACCGACAAGGAATGGGGCTACGGCGACGAGGATCCGCGCAAATTCGATCCCAGCGATTTTTCAGCCGATCAGATTGTTGCTGCTGCCAAGGCCGGCAATCTGAAAGGGCTTATTTTCACGGCCAAGCACCACGATGGGTTCTGTCTTTGGCCGACACGCCTGACCGAGCATTGCATCCGCAACTCGCCCTACAAGAACGGCAAGGGTGACATCGTCGGGGAGATGGCAGCGGCGTGTCGACGCGCTGGCCTGGCGTTCGGCATCTATCTCTCGCCCTGGGATCGCAACCATGCCGAGTATGGTCGCCCCGGCTACCTCGACTATTTCCGCAAGCAGATCGTCGAACTGTGCACAGGCTATGGCGATCTGTTCGAGTTCTGGTTCGATGGCGCCAATGGTGGCGACGGTTACTACGGTGGGGCGCGCGAATCGCGCAAGATCGATGCGCCCGCGTACTACAACTGGCCGCGGATGATAGAGCTGGTGCATCAGCGCCAACCGATGGCCTGTACCTTCGACCCACTCGGCGCCGAGATCCGTTGGGGCGGCAACGAGGACGGCATTGCCGGCGATCCCTCCTGGCCGACCATGCCCGATGCCCCCTACACCCAGGAAAACGGCAATTCGGGCGTGCGCGGTGGGGCGCTATGGTGGCCGGCCGAAACCAACACGTCGATCCGTCCGGGCTGGTTCTACCATTCCGATGAAGACGGGAAGGTGCGTAGCCCGGAGAACCTGGTGCGCTATTTCGACACCTCCGTCGCGCGC comes from Xanthomonas vesicatoria ATCC 35937 and encodes:
- a CDS encoding alpha-L-fucosidase, whose product is MIDRRTFLATGVVAVAASFGASAARMTAAPRPNGPAPWGAVPSARQLRWHRWEQYAFVHFAMNTFTDKEWGYGDEDPRKFDPSDFSADQIVAAAKAGNLKGLIFTAKHHDGFCLWPTRLTEHCIRNSPYKNGKGDIVGEMAAACRRAGLAFGIYLSPWDRNHAEYGRPGYLDYFRKQIVELCTGYGDLFEFWFDGANGGDGYYGGARESRKIDAPAYYNWPRMIELVHQRQPMACTFDPLGAEIRWGGNEDGIAGDPSWPTMPDAPYTQENGNSGVRGGALWWPAETNTSIRPGWFYHSDEDGKVRSPENLVRYFDTSVARGTNMNLNLPPDRRGRIPDHDVAVLQSFGDAIRASFAIDLAKGAKASASASRGAGFEPARVLDRQPDSYWSTSDDVTTPTLTLELSAVHSFDLIRLREYLPLGVRVTRFAVEAEVDGQWRRLAEAQCIGAQRIVRLDRPVAARRVRLIVLEAPVCPAISEFALFRAVAPVPVARPAANAPDVLSSAGWRIVEASAPGAETLLDDDASTIWLTPAPTPGHPVQATIDLGALREVAGFSLTPSRTVMNGAAPPKGYRAETSEDGQRWRPAGAGELSNIAYALSTQRLNFPEVRQIRYLRLSFAETAVPAERLAIAGIGAFSQLR